A window from Rhizosphaericola mali encodes these proteins:
- the miaB gene encoding tRNA (N6-isopentenyl adenosine(37)-C2)-methylthiotransferase MiaB — protein MEALELTDKKIDEVRQGEAFSPFDNDPNKYSKKFYIESYGCAMNFSDSEIVASILQGEGFGATRNTEEADLIFINTCSIREKAEQTVRKRLTEFRKMKKEKPGMLVGVLGCMAERLKSKFLEEEKLVDLVIGPDAYRTLPGLITEAETGQKGVNVLLSREETYSDIAPVRLNSNGISAFISIMRGCNNMCSFCVVPFTRGRERSRDAHSIVNEARDLFERGYKEVTLLGQNVDSYYFTDSNHPMDKAITFAQLLEMVALVDPSLRVRFSTSHPKDITEDVLITISKYENICNYIHLPLQSGSSRVLQLMNRTYTRDWYKAKIDQIRKILPECGISSDIITGFCTETEEDHQDTLSLMEYSEYDMSYMFFYSERPGTLAARRYEDDIPEETKKRRLAEVVALQNRLSHESNKKDVGKSYKVLIEGESKKNDQEWKGRSSQNKTIVFPKADFDVQAGDYVMVKVTSCTQATLLGEIESI, from the coding sequence ATGGAAGCATTGGAATTAACCGACAAAAAAATAGATGAAGTTCGTCAAGGAGAGGCATTTAGTCCTTTTGACAACGATCCAAATAAATATAGTAAAAAATTTTACATTGAAAGTTATGGCTGCGCCATGAATTTCAGTGATAGTGAGATAGTTGCATCCATTTTACAAGGCGAGGGATTTGGTGCAACACGTAATACGGAAGAAGCAGATCTTATTTTCATCAATACTTGTTCGATCAGAGAAAAAGCGGAACAAACGGTCCGTAAACGCTTGACTGAATTTAGAAAAATGAAAAAAGAAAAACCTGGAATGCTTGTAGGCGTTTTGGGGTGCATGGCGGAAAGATTGAAATCCAAATTTTTGGAAGAAGAAAAATTAGTGGATTTAGTAATTGGACCGGATGCCTATAGAACTTTGCCTGGTTTGATCACTGAGGCGGAAACAGGTCAAAAAGGAGTCAACGTTCTTTTGAGCAGAGAGGAAACTTATTCCGATATTGCGCCAGTACGTTTAAATAGCAATGGTATTTCCGCATTTATATCTATTATGCGTGGTTGTAACAATATGTGTAGTTTTTGCGTTGTGCCTTTTACGAGAGGTAGAGAAAGGAGTCGGGATGCACATTCTATCGTTAATGAAGCGCGTGATTTATTTGAAAGAGGGTATAAAGAAGTGACTTTATTGGGACAGAATGTGGATAGTTACTATTTCACTGATTCCAACCATCCGATGGATAAAGCCATTACATTTGCCCAATTATTGGAAATGGTAGCGTTGGTAGATCCATCTTTGCGTGTAAGATTTAGCACTTCACATCCGAAAGATATTACAGAGGATGTGTTAATTACAATTAGCAAATATGAAAATATTTGCAATTATATTCATTTGCCATTACAAAGTGGAAGCTCGAGAGTATTACAATTAATGAATCGTACTTATACACGTGATTGGTACAAAGCAAAAATTGACCAAATCAGAAAAATCCTTCCAGAATGTGGTATTAGCTCCGATATTATCACGGGATTCTGCACAGAAACTGAGGAAGATCATCAAGATACATTGAGTTTGATGGAATATAGCGAATATGATATGAGCTATATGTTTTTCTATAGCGAACGTCCAGGAACGCTTGCCGCAAGAAGGTATGAAGACGATATTCCAGAAGAAACGAAAAAAAGAAGATTAGCGGAAGTGGTAGCACTTCAAAATAGACTTTCCCATGAAAGTAATAAAAAAGATGTAGGCAAATCATACAAAGTCTTGATCGAAGGAGAAAGCAAAAAAAATGATCAAGAATGGAAAGGCCGCAGTTCTCAAAATAAAACGATCGTTTTTCCTAAAGCGGATTTCGATGTACAAGCTGGAGACTATGTTATGGTAAAAGTTACAAGCTGTACGCAAGCTACCTTATTAGGAGAAATCGAATCTATCTAA
- a CDS encoding DUF3078 domain-containing protein, giving the protein MHRHLKGLFLFIALNWMLTSLTLAQSNVPVRDLPSQIFINISKDDKDTVKWVWKRGGTSNLNLSQTSLSNWAAGGEKFSMSINSVSSFYLYHRKNKHTWDNTLNYSFGYIQTASLGGQKNNDLFDLVSKYGAQMDSAKKWYATILLNPITQLFDGRTYYTKDSSKLISSFFSPAYVTLAVGADWKPIKKALDIFMSPVTSRTTFISNSKLAAQGLYSVDSGRHAYYQFGAFSMITYSDTIMKNVTYTGKLNLFADYLSKPQNVNIYFTNYLVFKVNKYITANYTLNLIYDDKIKQFGPNGTSPALQVLSSIGLGFAVPIKTGYSR; this is encoded by the coding sequence ATGCACAGACATTTAAAAGGATTATTTTTATTTATCGCTTTAAACTGGATGCTTACTAGTCTTACGCTTGCGCAAAGTAATGTACCAGTTAGGGACTTGCCTTCCCAAATTTTTATCAATATCAGCAAAGATGATAAGGATACTGTAAAATGGGTATGGAAGAGAGGTGGTACTTCTAATCTGAATCTATCTCAAACATCATTGAGTAACTGGGCGGCTGGCGGTGAGAAATTTTCCATGTCGATTAATTCCGTTTCAAGTTTTTATTTATATCATAGAAAAAATAAGCATACTTGGGATAATACTTTAAACTACAGTTTTGGATATATTCAAACTGCAAGTCTAGGCGGACAAAAGAATAATGACTTATTCGATCTGGTCTCTAAATATGGAGCACAGATGGATTCTGCAAAAAAATGGTATGCGACGATTTTGCTAAATCCAATTACGCAGTTGTTTGATGGTCGAACTTATTATACAAAGGATAGTAGCAAATTAATTTCTTCGTTCTTTTCGCCAGCGTACGTAACCTTGGCCGTCGGGGCGGACTGGAAGCCGATCAAAAAAGCCTTAGATATTTTTATGTCTCCAGTAACGAGTAGAACTACTTTTATATCTAATAGCAAGTTGGCTGCACAAGGGTTGTATAGTGTAGATAGCGGTAGGCACGCTTATTATCAGTTTGGGGCATTTTCGATGATAACCTATTCGGACACGATTATGAAAAATGTAACTTATACGGGCAAGTTGAATTTATTTGCAGATTATCTATCCAAACCTCAAAATGTCAATATTTATTTTACTAATTATTTAGTTTTTAAGGTAAATAAATATATCACAGCTAACTACACCTTAAACTTGATATATGATGATAAAATAAAGCAATTTGGTCCGAATGGAACCAGTCCTGCATTGCAGGTTTTAAGCTCGATTGGGCTTGGCTTTGCAGTCCCAATTAAAACAGGTTACTCCCGATGA
- a CDS encoding NAD kinase, translating to MQVAIYSRGFDPEQKGAFISLISQLKQYGIKIYLFQSIATAFPEIVTDEIHIFTGYQDLPNEIKALISIGGDGTILDCVTIVREKDIPIMGINFGRLGFLASLSRDELSMAVDALFNDSFIVDKRSLVHVDGDVQLFDDIPFGLNDFAILKKDTSPMIKIHTFLNGEFLNTYWCDGLIVATPSGSTAYNLSCNGPVLYPNAQSFVITPIAPHQLNVRPIIVPCESIISFEVESRADQFICSLDARRAVVEKGIQLAVKKEAFEVGIIRLQENSFLTTMRNKLGWGLDKRN from the coding sequence ATGCAAGTTGCTATCTACAGTAGAGGTTTTGATCCAGAACAAAAAGGTGCGTTTATAAGTTTGATTTCGCAACTCAAACAGTACGGCATCAAAATCTATCTTTTTCAATCTATAGCCACTGCTTTTCCAGAAATAGTAACAGATGAAATTCACATTTTTACCGGATATCAAGATCTTCCAAATGAAATAAAGGCGTTGATAAGTATCGGTGGTGATGGCACCATCCTAGATTGTGTGACCATTGTTAGAGAAAAAGATATTCCTATTATGGGAATTAATTTTGGACGATTGGGTTTTTTGGCATCTTTGAGTAGAGATGAGTTATCCATGGCGGTAGATGCTTTATTTAATGATTCATTTATCGTGGACAAGCGCTCTTTAGTACATGTTGATGGAGATGTACAATTGTTTGATGATATACCATTTGGATTAAACGATTTTGCTATCCTAAAAAAGGATACCTCTCCAATGATTAAAATTCATACGTTTTTAAATGGTGAATTTTTAAATACGTATTGGTGTGATGGATTGATCGTTGCGACTCCATCGGGCTCTACTGCTTACAATCTCAGTTGTAATGGTCCTGTACTCTATCCAAATGCGCAAAGCTTTGTCATAACGCCCATTGCTCCACACCAATTAAATGTGCGTCCGATAATTGTTCCTTGCGAAAGTATTATTTCATTTGAAGTAGAAAGTCGCGCTGATCAATTTATCTGTTCATTAGATGCGAGGCGTGCTGTCGTCGAAAAAGGAATCCAACTTGCGGTAAAAAAAGAAGCTTTTGAAGTCGGCATTATACGTCTACAAGAAAATAGCTTTTTAACGACGATGCGCAATAAATTGGGATGGGGACTCGATAAAAGAAATTAA
- the porG gene encoding type IX secretion system protein PorG encodes MVKKIFLMLAVAFSVVTVYAQRYDSYQHNGEIGASIGLANYFGDLNPNEKFNRMKFSGGVYYQYYINNYFGLRASGNYARLGYSDIYSSNPTYKERNLSFNTDIWELSVAGTFNFFRFLPGIKEYRFTPYVTAGIGIFNYNPYTYLNVDGTDQKVYLRPLGTEGQNSTTEHDGKKYGSMAVAIPLGVGVKYALNENWNVFAEVNYRLTTTDYIDDVSSTYAGAQAFQANTYKGSTRDLWYASQLQDRSAVANDGTAIGTKGYQRGNGTGKDSYMTFQIGVSFNLNGYKCPPPSKN; translated from the coding sequence ATGGTGAAAAAAATATTTTTAATGTTGGCTGTCGCATTTTCAGTGGTCACAGTATATGCTCAGAGGTACGACAGTTATCAGCATAATGGAGAAATTGGCGCATCTATAGGTCTGGCGAATTATTTCGGGGATTTAAATCCGAACGAAAAATTCAATAGAATGAAATTTAGTGGAGGTGTTTACTACCAATATTATATCAACAACTATTTTGGATTACGTGCATCTGGTAATTATGCCCGTTTGGGATATTCAGACATCTACAGTTCTAATCCAACTTACAAAGAAAGAAATCTAAGTTTTAATACAGATATTTGGGAACTTTCTGTTGCAGGTACATTTAATTTTTTCCGCTTTTTGCCTGGTATAAAAGAATATCGTTTTACTCCGTATGTTACCGCCGGTATCGGTATATTTAATTATAACCCATATACTTATTTGAATGTGGATGGTACAGATCAAAAAGTGTATTTGCGTCCATTAGGTACAGAGGGTCAGAATAGTACTACGGAGCATGATGGAAAGAAATATGGATCTATGGCTGTAGCAATACCTCTAGGCGTCGGAGTAAAGTATGCCCTAAATGAGAATTGGAATGTATTTGCGGAGGTTAATTACAGATTAACTACCACCGATTATATTGATGATGTAAGTTCCACATATGCAGGAGCTCAAGCATTTCAAGCAAATACTTATAAAGGTAGTACCCGAGATCTTTGGTATGCATCTCAATTGCAAGATAGAAGTGCTGTCGCTAATGATGGAACTGCTATTGGCACGAAAGGATATCAAAGGGGAAATGGAACGGGTAAAGATTCTTATATGACATTCCAAATTGGGGTATCATTTAACCTCAATGGTTATAAATGTCCACCTCCAAGTAAGAACTAA
- a CDS encoding isoprenyl transferase, translated as MQQQDIFSKIDKKRLPHHVAIIMDGNGRWAKKQGKDRLFGHFSGVESVRSVTEGAAELGIECLTLYAFSTENWDRPQAEVEGLMALLIKTIHGEVPTLNKNNIRLFVIGDRSMLPTSVQEELQEALDKTAANKGLKLILALSYSSHWEIKEAVKKIAKQIQAGNLEIDDITDDVVAQNLDTSSFPNPELMIRTGGEHRISNFLLYQLAYAELYFCETQWPDYRKSHFFDAIVDFQRRERRFGKTSEQIQENLD; from the coding sequence ATGCAGCAGCAAGATATATTTAGTAAGATAGACAAAAAACGACTTCCCCATCATGTAGCAATTATCATGGATGGTAATGGGCGGTGGGCCAAAAAACAAGGCAAGGATCGTTTGTTTGGGCATTTTAGTGGTGTCGAAAGTGTACGATCGGTGACAGAAGGTGCTGCTGAATTGGGTATTGAATGTCTTACTTTATACGCTTTTAGCACAGAGAATTGGGATCGTCCTCAAGCCGAAGTAGAAGGTTTGATGGCACTACTAATCAAAACAATTCATGGAGAGGTACCTACACTCAATAAGAATAATATTAGATTATTTGTAATTGGAGATAGGAGTATGTTGCCTACATCTGTACAAGAAGAATTGCAGGAGGCTTTGGATAAAACAGCTGCCAATAAAGGTTTAAAATTAATTTTGGCGTTAAGCTATAGCAGTCATTGGGAAATTAAAGAAGCTGTTAAGAAGATTGCCAAACAAATTCAAGCTGGAAATCTGGAAATTGATGATATAACAGATGATGTAGTAGCACAAAATCTAGATACTTCAAGTTTTCCCAATCCAGAATTGATGATAAGGACGGGAGGCGAACATAGAATTAGTAATTTTTTGTTGTATCAGTTAGCTTATGCAGAATTATATTTTTGTGAAACACAATGGCCAGATTACAGAAAATCTCATTTTTTTGATGCAATCGTGGATTTTCAAAGGAGAGAAAGACGTTTTGGTAAAACGAGTGAACAAATTCAAGAAAATTTGGATTAA
- a CDS encoding BamA/OMP85 family outer membrane protein, which produces MYKPLKFILLGLIVSLIHLSVFAQLPVTTQGDSSSQITSIDANLMNINNQTTPHKYIIAGITVTGNNYFDSSLLISVSGLAIGDQVLIPGADNISKAINKLWSQKSFSDISIYYTKLVGDQLYLELHVVERPRLTHMYFKGIPKSQADELKSKTGLVLGHTITDDAKINAISAIKKYYDEKGFRNSHIRIQQAKDSSYLSNNGATLNIYVDKGQKVKISDVYFTGNPQVPTDQLKKQMKGTKEMGLMTLYPATDSGVWGIKTQYPFAEYWKDRGPLRPSLTGKFLSPYFRPGKIFNSGKFDEKKYTEDKEKVIAYYNKLGYRDAAILKDTMYYNSKGNLDIALKVREGRKYYFGTITWRGNTLYSDSILNEILGVKKGDVYNQEILNTKLGITMNPEIADVSGLYQNQGYLFFQANPVESVYKDTINFEIRLNEGPQATIKYVRIAGNDKTNEHVARRELYTIPGDKFSREMLIRSQRQLANLGFFDQEKITPDIQPNQEDGTVDINWGLAEKSADQLELSAGFGGGIGLTGTLGLTFSNFSTKNIFNKDAWSPLPTGDGQKLSLRYQSNGRAYRSYNVAFTEPWLGGKKRNGLNVSLVDTKYSNGYNYYTGRYDSQSDTTWFRTTGITVGYTKQLRWPDDNFSFGVQLGYTRYQLHNYYIDYYNLPDFRNGASNNINIKFTLNRYTINNPIFPTNGSNLMLSAQLTPPYSLIDSKIASYTDSRKYRWIEYHKWRFTGEWYIPIGAAHGEDHKQFVLKMAAKMGYIGKYNTNQNIEVSPFERFQVGNSGLSNTYSFLGYDIISQRGYPVYSSSNPTINPDQQQATSYFTIFNKYTTELRYPLSLNPSSTIYGLAFFEAANGWYDFKSYNPFQLRRSVGLGMRFNLPMFGLLGFDYGIGLDRIQKGQGIKGAGSFTFMMGFEPD; this is translated from the coding sequence ATGTACAAACCATTAAAATTTATTTTACTAGGATTAATTGTAAGTTTAATACACTTATCGGTATTTGCTCAATTGCCCGTAACTACTCAAGGAGATTCCTCTAGTCAAATAACATCAATTGATGCTAATTTGATGAATATTAATAATCAGACTACGCCTCACAAATATATCATCGCTGGTATCACAGTGACTGGTAATAATTATTTTGATTCAAGTTTGTTGATATCCGTCTCTGGGTTGGCCATTGGTGATCAAGTTTTAATTCCTGGCGCAGATAATATATCCAAAGCTATTAATAAACTTTGGTCACAGAAATCATTTAGCGATATATCTATTTATTATACTAAATTAGTAGGTGATCAATTGTATTTGGAACTACATGTAGTAGAGCGTCCTCGTTTAACTCATATGTATTTCAAAGGAATTCCTAAGAGTCAAGCAGATGAATTAAAAAGTAAGACGGGGCTTGTATTGGGACATACAATCACGGATGATGCAAAAATCAATGCGATTTCTGCTATAAAAAAATATTATGACGAAAAAGGATTTCGAAATAGTCATATTAGGATTCAACAAGCAAAGGATAGTTCCTATCTTAGTAATAATGGGGCGACTTTAAATATTTATGTTGACAAGGGGCAGAAAGTTAAGATTAGTGACGTATATTTTACTGGTAATCCTCAAGTTCCTACCGATCAGTTAAAAAAACAGATGAAGGGTACAAAGGAAATGGGATTAATGACTTTATACCCGGCAACCGATTCTGGAGTTTGGGGCATTAAGACACAATATCCATTTGCGGAATATTGGAAAGATCGTGGTCCGCTTCGCCCGTCTTTAACAGGTAAATTTTTAAGCCCATATTTCCGTCCTGGCAAAATTTTCAATTCTGGTAAATTTGACGAGAAAAAATATACTGAGGATAAAGAAAAAGTGATAGCCTATTACAATAAATTAGGATATAGAGATGCGGCTATCTTGAAAGATACCATGTACTACAATTCTAAAGGAAATTTGGATATTGCTTTAAAAGTAAGAGAAGGGCGTAAATACTATTTTGGTACGATCACATGGAGAGGAAATACACTTTATTCTGACTCTATATTAAATGAAATATTAGGCGTTAAGAAGGGAGATGTATATAATCAGGAGATCTTAAATACGAAATTAGGTATCACGATGAATCCTGAGATAGCTGATGTAAGTGGATTATATCAAAACCAAGGTTATTTATTCTTCCAAGCTAATCCTGTTGAAAGTGTATACAAAGACACGATCAACTTTGAGATTCGTTTGAATGAAGGTCCTCAGGCAACCATTAAATATGTAAGAATTGCGGGTAATGATAAAACAAATGAACACGTAGCACGCCGTGAATTATACACTATTCCTGGTGATAAGTTTAGTCGTGAAATGTTGATTCGCTCGCAAAGACAATTGGCGAACTTAGGTTTCTTTGATCAAGAAAAAATAACTCCAGATATACAACCTAATCAAGAAGATGGTACGGTAGATATTAACTGGGGGTTAGCCGAAAAATCGGCCGATCAATTGGAATTAAGTGCTGGTTTTGGTGGTGGTATCGGTCTGACTGGTACTTTAGGATTGACATTTAGTAATTTCTCTACAAAAAATATATTTAATAAAGATGCATGGAGTCCCCTTCCTACAGGAGACGGGCAGAAGTTGTCTTTGCGATATCAAAGTAATGGTCGTGCATATCGTTCCTACAACGTTGCCTTTACGGAGCCTTGGCTAGGAGGGAAAAAGAGAAATGGTTTAAATGTAAGTTTAGTAGATACTAAATATTCTAATGGTTATAATTACTATACGGGTCGATATGATTCTCAATCTGATACGACTTGGTTTAGAACCACGGGTATTACTGTTGGATATACTAAACAATTAAGATGGCCTGATGATAACTTCTCATTTGGTGTACAATTAGGATATACACGTTATCAATTGCATAATTATTATATAGATTATTATAATTTGCCGGACTTTAGAAATGGAGCTTCTAATAATATCAATATTAAATTTACATTAAATAGATATACAATAAATAATCCTATATTTCCTACTAATGGATCCAATTTAATGTTGAGTGCTCAATTAACTCCTCCATACTCCTTGATTGATTCTAAAATTGCAAGTTATACAGATAGTAGAAAATATCGCTGGATTGAATATCACAAATGGAGATTTACTGGCGAATGGTATATCCCTATCGGAGCGGCACATGGAGAGGATCACAAGCAATTTGTATTGAAGATGGCAGCGAAAATGGGTTATATCGGAAAATATAATACCAATCAAAATATAGAGGTTTCTCCATTCGAAAGATTCCAAGTGGGTAATTCGGGTTTGAGTAATACATATTCTTTCCTTGGATATGATATCATATCTCAAAGAGGTTATCCAGTATATTCAAGTTCTAACCCGACGATCAATCCAGATCAACAACAAGCAACGAGTTATTTCACAATTTTCAATAAATATACTACTGAGTTAAGATATCCGTTAAGTTTAAATCCGTCAAGTACGATTTATGGTTTAGCGTTCTTCGAAGCAGCCAATGGATGGTATGATTTTAAATCTTACAATCCATTCCAATTGAGAAGATCTGTAGGTTTGGGTATGCGTTTCAATTTACCAATGTTTGGTTTGTTAGGATTTGATTACGGTATTGGTTTGGATAGAATACAAAAGGGACAAGGTATAAAGGGCGCGGGTTCATTTACGTTCATGATGGGATTCGAACCAGATTAG
- a CDS encoding OmpH family outer membrane protein — protein MFICLSIGKSYGQRYAVVDTKYILSKIPEYQQADETLKLIANRWQKELSNAQIELDRMRKNYEAEQYMLSDELKKKREIEISNKEKLLSRQREKYFGYEGEIFQERKKLVQPIQDKIYNAVQHMMVAHGLDIIFDKSDGTTILAADPKLNRSDEILSDLGIKIK, from the coding sequence TTGTTTATTTGCCTAAGTATTGGCAAATCATACGGTCAACGATATGCGGTGGTTGATACCAAATATATCTTAAGTAAGATACCTGAATATCAACAAGCCGATGAAACTTTAAAATTAATAGCCAATCGTTGGCAGAAGGAACTTTCCAATGCCCAGATAGAGTTGGATCGTATGCGAAAAAATTATGAAGCGGAGCAATACATGCTTTCGGACGAATTAAAAAAGAAAAGAGAAATTGAAATATCCAATAAGGAAAAACTACTTAGCAGACAACGTGAAAAATACTTTGGCTATGAGGGGGAAATATTTCAAGAAAGAAAAAAATTAGTACAACCCATCCAAGATAAAATTTACAATGCCGTGCAACACATGATGGTGGCACATGGTTTGGATATTATTTTTGATAAAAGCGACGGAACTACTATTTTAGCTGCAGACCCTAAATTAAATAGAAGTGATGAAATTTTAAGCGATTTAGGAATTAAGATAAAATAA
- a CDS encoding OmpH family outer membrane protein: MKKVLVGIIALFAFTMVALQSNAQTTPALKIGIFNSEEMMQNLPEYRTVDSLLQIYQRDSIGGQYEVLQSEYVRLDSTLKADTIAKRPKAIMDHNNEAKQQIASQLMNWQSISQQASQAKYVQLARPLFAKVQKSLDKVCAAQHINLVLKSDALDMGFNPVAPVVNLFLLVAKDLGLPTNETPAAGGAKK, from the coding sequence ATGAAAAAGGTTTTAGTAGGTATTATAGCATTATTTGCTTTTACAATGGTTGCATTACAATCTAATGCGCAGACAACACCAGCTTTGAAAATCGGTATTTTCAACTCTGAAGAAATGATGCAAAATTTACCAGAATATCGTACGGTAGATAGTTTGTTGCAAATCTATCAAAGAGATTCTATTGGTGGTCAATATGAAGTATTGCAAAGTGAATATGTAAGATTAGATAGTACGTTGAAAGCAGATACAATTGCTAAACGCCCAAAAGCAATCATGGATCATAACAATGAAGCTAAACAACAAATTGCTAGTCAATTGATGAATTGGCAATCAATTTCTCAACAAGCTTCTCAAGCTAAATATGTTCAATTAGCTCGTCCATTATTTGCTAAAGTGCAAAAATCATTGGATAAAGTTTGTGCTGCACAACATATCAACTTGGTATTAAAATCAGATGCATTAGATATGGGATTCAATCCAGTTGCGCCAGTTGTTAATTTGTTTTTACTTGTAGCTAAGGATTTAGGATTACCTACTAATGAAACTCCTGCAGCTGGTGGAGCAAAAAAATAA
- the murI gene encoding glutamate racemase — translation MEKKSPIGVFDSGYGGLTILRKLTSIMPSHDFLYLGDNARAPYGTRSFETIYKYTFQAVKWFFEQGCPLVVLACNTASAKALRTIQQNDLPTLGADKRVLGIVRPTSEVVGDYSNSKKIGILATKGTVKSESYKIEINKFFPDVEVFQEYCPMWVPLVENNEFDGAGADYFVKKGIDQLLKQDKNIDTILLACTHYPLLWEKIRKYTPIDVKLIAQGNLVAESLVKYLHRHNDINDKISKNGARTFFTTDDAQNFEEQANIFYGSSIEAQHVEMN, via the coding sequence ATGGAAAAGAAAAGTCCAATTGGTGTTTTTGATTCGGGTTATGGCGGATTGACAATTTTGCGCAAATTGACATCCATCATGCCTTCGCATGATTTTTTATATTTAGGGGACAATGCGCGTGCTCCGTATGGAACACGATCTTTTGAAACCATATATAAATATACTTTTCAAGCCGTAAAATGGTTTTTTGAACAAGGATGTCCATTAGTCGTCTTGGCATGTAATACTGCATCAGCCAAAGCCTTACGCACTATTCAGCAAAATGATTTACCCACATTAGGTGCGGATAAGAGAGTTTTGGGTATCGTTCGTCCAACAAGTGAAGTGGTGGGTGATTATTCTAATTCTAAAAAAATTGGCATACTTGCCACAAAAGGAACTGTAAAATCCGAATCCTATAAAATTGAAATCAACAAGTTTTTCCCAGATGTTGAAGTTTTTCAAGAGTATTGTCCGATGTGGGTTCCATTGGTCGAAAACAATGAATTTGATGGGGCTGGTGCAGATTATTTTGTTAAAAAAGGAATCGATCAGCTATTAAAGCAAGATAAAAATATTGATACCATTTTATTGGCTTGTACGCATTACCCATTGCTTTGGGAAAAAATTAGAAAATATACTCCGATTGATGTGAAATTAATCGCTCAAGGAAATTTAGTTGCAGAAAGCTTAGTGAAATATTTGCATAGACATAATGATATAAATGATAAAATATCGAAAAACGGAGCGCGTACTTTTTTTACAACGGACGACGCCCAAAATTTTGAAGAACAAGCGAATATTTTTTATGGCTCATCGATAGAAGCCCAACATGTAGAAATGAATTAA